The Flavobacterium johnsoniae UW101 genomic interval CCTGCTCCCGGCTCACCGCTTGTATTTACTACACGCACGCCGGCAACTTTTCCTTGTATTAAATTATCTACAGAAACGTTTACACCTTGTTTAAAATTTGCTGCTTCTAATTGTGTAACTGCTCCGGTAACATCTTTTTTAGATTGTTTTCCGTAACCTACAACTAAAACTTCATTTAATTCTGCAGTGCTTGGCTCTAACTGAATAGTCATAAAAGATGCCTGTGCAGGAAGTGATTTTGTTTTATATCCTACATACGAAACTTCAATAGTTTTTCCATCTCCTACAGAAAGTTCAAAAACTCCGTCAAAATCAGTAACTGTTGAGTTTGAAGTACCAGTTTCAATTACCGTTGCTCCAGGAATTGGCACTTTATTTTCGTCAACAATTTTTCCTTTTACTCTAATTTTGTCTGCTGCTTTGGTATTTACCGTTTTTTGAGCAGCCGTTTTTTGAATTAAAACTAATTTCCCGTTAATGTTGTAATTGAAATTAGCTTTTTTAGAAAGATCACTCAAAATTGAGGTAACCGATTCTCCTGTAAAATTTACAGTATATGTTGTATTATCAGCAATTACAGCTTGTCCGTAGCTGAATTTATAATCTGTCTGCTGGCTTAGTTTTGAAAAAATAGAAACAAGAGTTGCTTTTTCTATTTTATTTTCTATTTTTGATTTTTTTAAAGAAATAGTTTTACTAAAACCACTCTCAATGGTTAGTAACGCTAATACTAAAAAGATAAAACTCTTTAGATTTAAATAAGAAGGTTTAAAATACATGATTTAAGTTATTGGTTTTTTACGATACTTAATTATTAATGGCAGTTGTTCTCAGCAGCTGCTTTTTTTGTTTTTAATCCACTTTTACTGTTTCGCCATAAACTTTGAATTTTAGGTTGGTGATATAATTTATTTGTTCTAAAACATTCTCTAATGCTGCGTCTTTTTTAATGAATACCGTTAACGGCGTTGCTAATACCTGCTCATTACTATATTGAAATGAAACTCCGTATTTATATTGTAAAATGGTAATAACTTGTTTTAGCGTAGTCTGGTTCAGTGTTACATCGGTATTGTACCAATTGACCAAAAATGATTTATCTGCCAGTTGTTTGGTTAGTTTTTGAGCTTCGAATAAAGCTTCTTCATTTGGCACTAAATCAACGCTGTGACCTTTTGAACTAACATTTACTTTTCCGGTAACGACAATTACTTCGCATTTTGATTTTGACATTTGAATGTGAAATGAAGTTCCTACAACTCTCGTTTTTATTTCACCGGAAGTAATGATAAAAGGGTGTTTTTTGTCTTTAGTTACTTCAAAAAAGGCATTTCCTTTTAAAAGAGTAACTTTTCTTTCGTCTCCTTTAAAATTTTCAGGATACAGGAATGATGAGTTTGCTGCCAGATAAATTTTCGAGCCGTCACTTAATTTGATAGATTTGGGGGTATCTGACGTTTTAAATGCTAATTGCTTTTCGGCTGCAATTGTGGGTTTGTAGAAAAATCCTAAACCTGCTAGAAAAAGAATACTGGCAGCTGCCATATATTTTATATAAGGACTGATGGTTTTCTTCTTTGTAATTCGAAGCTGAATTCCATCGTATATATTTTTAGAAACTTCATCAGAATTTCCCATTAAAGCTTCATTCCATTTTACATTTTGGTATTCGCTTAAAGCAAAATTGGTAAGCAGGTTTTCTTCTGCTTGTGAAGTTTTATTTCTTGAACTTTTATCAATTAAATATTCTAAACTATGTTTGATTCTTTTTATCATACTACTTTGTGTAATTTTTTCAACACATAGAAAAACTATGTCTCTATGTGTTTAAAAAAACCAATTCAATTAAAAAGGTTTGTTATTACAAGTAAGTACCAGAATCTTGAAATCGTACTATCGCCAAATATTATGAAAACATCAACAGAAAGTTATCTTAAAAATTTTGTTTAAAAAATACAATTGGAGCCAGCCAGACCAGATCTTTCAAGCCTTCACGCAATTGTTTTAGTGCCGATGAAATTTGGTTTTTCACCGTTTGTTTTGAAATTCCAAGTTCATCTGCAATCTGGTCAATTGACATATCCTGGAATTTGTACATTAATAAAACCTCTTTTCTTTTTTCGGGAAGTTTGTCTAATAAGGAATAAAGCAAATCTGTTACCTCTGGATCAATAGTCGAAAAATTGTCGATAATGTAATCTTCAAATTTGTCTTCCATAATCGTCTTATCAAAACGATTATTCTGGTAATGTTTAAAAATCTGATTTTTTACAGCCCTGAATAAATATGGTTCGATTGCATTGATGTTTAAATCGTCTTTTCGTTCCCATAAATCAATAAATACATCCTGAACAATGTTCTGTGCCAAATCTTTATCCTGAGTCATCGTATAAGAAAAGGCATTGAGTTTCTGCCAGTAGTCTGTATACGTTTGTTCAAAAATTTCAGGATTCTTCATTGGTAATTTGGGTAACATTAAGTATTGTAAAATAATAAAATACAACACCAATATTTTTTGCCTGAAAGTTATCTTTAAATTAAATAATAAATGTTTTTGATGTATAAATACTACTATTTTTGTCTGGAGATGATGATAGTTTTTCGATTTCTTTTTATTAAGCTAACACAAAAGATAAACCACAACTTTACTTTAGTAACACTCTAAAAAAGCAATTTTCTTTTGCTGCGTCTTCTTAATTCACACATTCTAATTTCATTAAAATCATGAAACAAATTCTGTTTGCATTATTTTTTGCAGGGATACAATTAGGCCACGCACAAAATGATAATTTAAAAATCAACCAAATACAAGTTATTGGTTCACACAATAGTTA includes:
- a CDS encoding RNA polymerase sigma-70 factor — its product is MKNPEIFEQTYTDYWQKLNAFSYTMTQDKDLAQNIVQDVFIDLWERKDDLNINAIEPYLFRAVKNQIFKHYQNNRFDKTIMEDKFEDYIIDNFSTIDPEVTDLLYSLLDKLPEKRKEVLLMYKFQDMSIDQIADELGISKQTVKNQISSALKQLREGLKDLVWLAPIVFFKQNF
- a CDS encoding FecR family protein encodes the protein MIKRIKHSLEYLIDKSSRNKTSQAEENLLTNFALSEYQNVKWNEALMGNSDEVSKNIYDGIQLRITKKKTISPYIKYMAAASILFLAGLGFFYKPTIAAEKQLAFKTSDTPKSIKLSDGSKIYLAANSSFLYPENFKGDERKVTLLKGNAFFEVTKDKKHPFIITSGEIKTRVVGTSFHIQMSKSKCEVIVVTGKVNVSSKGHSVDLVPNEEALFEAQKLTKQLADKSFLVNWYNTDVTLNQTTLKQVITILQYKYGVSFQYSNEQVLATPLTVFIKKDAALENVLEQINYITNLKFKVYGETVKVD